A single window of Hymenobacter sp. APR13 DNA harbors:
- a CDS encoding PhzF family phenazine biosynthesis protein gives MPVYPFLLVDAFTETALGGNSCAVVLDADNLTAEQMQRLAQEFNQPETAFVRTSATADFAVRYFTPAEEIPLAGHPTIATLTALLHTGRLPRPTHAMPLTLELLHGPIAVAVEPAEPGRPHLVHMTQRRPVFGQVHNAAEVLPMFGLTPADLLPGAVVQTVSTGTPQLMVPLRDAATLRRAHLAQPEALLAYRQATGFFSSHLFCLEGATPAGRTFARHICTPPDVLEDPVTGSATGGMAAYLWHYGLLDSPAFLAEQGHWLGRPGTVQVLVQGPPTDIEAVRISGTGVVVLEGRLTL, from the coding sequence ATGCCCGTTTATCCTTTTCTGCTGGTCGATGCCTTCACCGAAACCGCGCTGGGTGGCAATTCCTGCGCCGTGGTGCTTGACGCCGACAACCTGACCGCCGAACAGATGCAGCGCCTGGCCCAAGAGTTCAACCAGCCCGAAACCGCCTTCGTGCGCACTTCCGCCACCGCCGACTTTGCCGTGCGCTACTTCACGCCGGCCGAGGAAATTCCGCTGGCCGGCCACCCCACCATTGCCACGCTCACGGCCCTGCTGCACACCGGCCGCCTACCGCGCCCCACGCACGCTATGCCCCTCACGCTGGAGCTACTGCACGGGCCCATTGCGGTGGCCGTGGAGCCCGCCGAGCCCGGCCGCCCGCACCTAGTGCACATGACGCAGCGCCGCCCCGTGTTCGGGCAGGTGCACAACGCGGCCGAGGTGCTGCCGATGTTCGGCCTCACGCCCGCCGACCTGCTGCCCGGCGCCGTGGTGCAAACCGTGAGCACCGGCACCCCGCAGCTGATGGTGCCCCTGCGCGACGCCGCCACCCTGCGCCGGGCGCACCTGGCCCAGCCCGAGGCGCTGCTGGCCTACCGGCAGGCCACCGGCTTTTTCAGCTCCCATCTGTTTTGCCTGGAAGGTGCCACGCCGGCGGGCCGCACGTTTGCGCGCCACATCTGCACCCCGCCCGATGTACTCGAAGACCCCGTCACGGGCTCGGCTACCGGCGGCATGGCGGCCTACCTCTGGCACTACGGCCTGCTCGATTCGCCGGCGTTTCTGGCCGAGCAGGGCCACTGGCTGGGCCGCCCCGGCACCGTGCAGGTGCTGGTGCAGGGCCCGCCGACTGACATCGAGGCAGTGCGCATCAGCGGGACGGGCGTGGTGGTGCTGGAAGGACGCCTTACGCTGTAG
- a CDS encoding SDR family NAD(P)-dependent oxidoreductase, whose translation MTSTTRNNWLAAAGAGLALAAATLWSNRRGTYDLRGRVVLVTGGSRGLGLILARQAVAEGAKVAICARDAEELERARQELAADGAQVMALVRDLTNAVEVRTLVAEVQQQLGPIEVLVNNAGIITAGPLDHMELREYEESMDTHFWAPLHAMQAVLPDMRLRGEGRIVNIASVGGKVAVPHLAPYSASKFALVGLSEGFRAELRQYGIQVTTVCPGLLRTGSPRNAIVKGQHRKEYAWFTIADSLPALTVAADSAARQIWNACRRGDAEIIIGLPAKLLSAFHGLAPGTTADLLSWVNRTLPAPTGEQGDARRFGHESESELSQSWLTALTRKAEKENNERP comes from the coding sequence ATGACTTCAACTACCCGAAACAACTGGCTGGCCGCCGCTGGCGCCGGCTTGGCGCTGGCCGCCGCCACGCTCTGGAGCAACCGCCGCGGCACCTACGATCTGCGGGGCCGCGTGGTGCTGGTAACCGGCGGCTCGCGCGGCCTGGGCCTTATTCTGGCCCGCCAAGCCGTGGCCGAAGGCGCCAAAGTAGCCATCTGCGCCCGCGACGCCGAGGAGCTGGAGCGGGCCCGCCAGGAGCTGGCCGCCGACGGCGCGCAGGTGATGGCGCTGGTGCGCGACCTGACCAACGCCGTGGAAGTCCGCACGCTGGTGGCCGAGGTGCAGCAGCAGCTGGGGCCCATCGAGGTGCTGGTCAACAACGCCGGCATCATCACGGCCGGCCCTCTCGACCACATGGAGCTGCGCGAGTACGAGGAGTCGATGGACACCCACTTCTGGGCCCCGCTGCACGCCATGCAGGCCGTGCTGCCCGATATGCGCCTTCGAGGCGAGGGCCGCATCGTGAACATTGCCTCGGTGGGCGGCAAAGTGGCCGTGCCGCACCTGGCGCCTTACAGCGCCAGCAAGTTCGCGCTGGTGGGTTTGTCGGAAGGCTTCCGGGCCGAACTGCGCCAGTACGGCATTCAGGTGACCACCGTCTGCCCCGGCCTGCTGCGTACGGGCAGTCCGCGCAATGCCATTGTGAAAGGCCAGCACCGCAAGGAATATGCCTGGTTCACCATTGCTGACTCGCTGCCGGCCCTCACCGTGGCGGCCGACTCGGCGGCCCGCCAGATCTGGAACGCCTGCCGCCGCGGCGACGCCGAAATCATCATCGGCCTGCCCGCCAAGCTGCTCTCGGCCTTCCATGGCCTGGCCCCCGGCACCACAGCCGACCTGCTGAGCTGGGTGAACCGGACGCTCCCGGCCCCCACCGGCGAACAGGGCGACGCCCGCCGCTTCGGCCACGAAAGCGAGTCGGAACTGTCGCAGTCGTGGCTCACGGCCCTCACCCGCAAAGCCGAGAAAGAAAACAACGAGCGTCCCTAA
- a CDS encoding ABC transporter ATP-binding protein, translated as MQLLYRYLRHYWGLLALALLLAAINQIFSLLDPFILGQIIDRYVSPALKSTQHPTFWAFVSGGAGLLILKALGVAMVSRIAKNFQDYYTNVITQRLGAELYSDGLRHSLELPYQVFEDQRSGETLGKLQKVRTDVEKLIQSFINILFISLVGIIFVTWYALSVYWPIALVYFLTIPLLGALSFFLSKRIKVIQKTIVAETTALAGSTTESLRNIELIKSLGLAQQETQRLNATTGKILKLELKKVRYLRSLSFVQGTFVNLMRNVILLMLVFLVVQGVIQPGKFITFFFYSFAIFGPLQEMGTLINIYRETEASLANYQQILDTPKEVKPAHPKTIDQIETLAFDDVHFQHLTASAPALDGISFQTKLGETIAFVGPSGSGKTTLVKLLVGLYPPAQGRILYNGIPGPELDLDTLREQIGFVTQDTQLFAGTIRENLRFVAPNATDEQCLHAMHQAAADTLLARAPLGLDTVIGEGGVKVSGGEKQRLSIARALLRRPTLLVFDEATSALDSLTEEEISQTVRELSGSRQHITILIAHRLSTILHADRIFVLERGHVAEAGRHEELLEQRGLYYAMWRQQIGERPQASIRPQRQPA; from the coding sequence ATGCAATTACTCTACCGCTACCTGCGCCACTACTGGGGCCTGCTGGCCCTGGCTCTGCTGTTAGCCGCCATCAACCAGATATTTTCCCTACTCGACCCCTTCATTCTGGGGCAGATTATCGACCGGTACGTGTCGCCGGCCCTGAAAAGCACCCAGCATCCCACGTTCTGGGCGTTTGTTTCGGGCGGGGCCGGGCTGCTGATTCTCAAGGCCCTGGGCGTGGCCATGGTGTCGCGCATCGCCAAGAACTTCCAGGACTACTACACCAACGTCATCACCCAGCGGCTGGGCGCTGAGCTGTACTCCGACGGCCTGCGCCACTCGCTGGAGCTGCCCTACCAGGTGTTCGAGGACCAACGTTCGGGCGAAACGCTGGGCAAGCTGCAGAAGGTGCGCACCGACGTGGAGAAGCTCATTCAGAGCTTCATCAACATCCTGTTCATCTCGTTGGTGGGAATCATTTTCGTGACGTGGTACGCCCTGAGCGTGTACTGGCCCATTGCCCTGGTGTACTTCCTGACCATTCCGTTGCTGGGCGCGCTGAGCTTTTTCCTGAGCAAGCGCATCAAGGTGATTCAGAAAACCATCGTGGCCGAAACCACGGCGCTGGCCGGCTCCACCACCGAGAGTTTGCGCAACATTGAGCTGATCAAGAGCCTGGGGCTGGCCCAGCAGGAAACCCAGCGCCTGAACGCCACCACCGGCAAAATTCTGAAGCTGGAGCTCAAGAAGGTGCGCTACCTCCGCTCCCTTTCGTTTGTGCAGGGCACTTTCGTGAACCTGATGCGCAACGTGATTCTTCTGATGCTGGTGTTTCTGGTGGTGCAGGGCGTGATTCAGCCGGGCAAGTTCATCACGTTCTTCTTCTACTCCTTCGCCATTTTCGGGCCGTTGCAGGAAATGGGCACCCTCATCAACATCTACCGCGAGACTGAGGCCTCACTGGCCAACTATCAGCAGATTCTCGACACGCCCAAGGAAGTCAAGCCGGCTCACCCCAAAACCATCGACCAGATCGAAACCCTGGCCTTCGACGACGTGCACTTCCAGCACCTCACGGCCAGCGCCCCCGCCCTCGACGGCATCAGCTTCCAGACCAAGCTGGGCGAAACCATTGCTTTCGTGGGCCCCTCGGGCTCGGGCAAAACCACGCTCGTGAAGCTGCTGGTGGGCCTTTACCCGCCCGCCCAGGGCCGGATTCTCTACAACGGCATCCCCGGCCCCGAGCTAGACCTGGACACCCTGCGCGAGCAGATCGGCTTCGTGACTCAGGACACCCAGCTCTTCGCCGGCACCATCCGCGAAAACCTACGCTTCGTGGCCCCTAATGCCACCGACGAGCAGTGCCTGCACGCCATGCACCAGGCCGCCGCCGACACCCTGCTGGCCCGCGCCCCGCTGGGCCTCGATACGGTAATCGGCGAAGGCGGTGTGAAGGTATCGGGCGGCGAAAAGCAGCGCCTCAGCATCGCCCGGGCCCTGCTGCGCCGCCCCACCCTGCTGGTATTCGACGAAGCCACCTCGGCCCTGGATTCCCTCACGGAAGAAGAAATCAGCCAGACCGTGCGGGAGCTGTCGGGTTCGCGCCAGCACATCACCATCCTCATTGCCCACCGCCTGAGCACCATCCTGCACGCCGACCGCATCTTCGTGCTGGAGCGCGGCCACGTAGCCGAAGCCGGCCGCCACGAGGAACTGCTGGAGCAGCGGGGCCTCTACTACGCCATGTGGCGCCAGCAGATTGGCGAGCGGCCCCAGGCCTCCATCCGCCCCCAGCGCCAGCCGGCGTAA
- a CDS encoding LLM class flavin-dependent oxidoreductase, which translates to MNSLNLTSSSATAPLRLSVLDQSPVPLGRTPREALQHSIELARLTDRLGFTRFWVSEHHNTNTLAGSSPEVLLARLGAETSRIRLGSGGVMLPHYSALKVAENFRMLEALYPGRIDLGIGRAPGTDRITAHALNPHNQFRDEDFAEQLMDLRAYLRDETVPDTIHARVKAAPFVDTVPELWLLSSSGQSGLFAAHVGAAFSFAHFINPNGGPKMVQMYRERFRPSPELAAPQANVAIFVACADTAGHAQALADNLALQMLKLETGQFTSIEAVEKVNVSSLSADLRARLAYHHQRIISGTPDKVKAEITALAASYGVDEVSAVTITHDYDDRLRSYELLADAFALNAPVPEPAALAV; encoded by the coding sequence ATGAATTCCTTGAACCTGACTTCCTCTTCTGCTACCGCCCCTCTGCGCCTGAGCGTGCTCGACCAGTCGCCGGTGCCGCTGGGGCGCACCCCGCGCGAGGCGCTGCAGCACTCTATCGAGCTGGCGCGCCTCACCGACCGGCTGGGCTTCACCCGCTTCTGGGTGAGCGAGCATCATAACACCAACACGCTGGCCGGCTCTTCGCCGGAAGTACTGCTGGCCCGCTTGGGCGCCGAAACCAGCCGCATCCGGCTGGGCTCGGGCGGCGTGATGCTGCCACACTACTCGGCCCTGAAAGTGGCCGAGAACTTCCGCATGCTGGAGGCGCTCTACCCCGGCCGCATCGACCTGGGCATCGGGCGGGCGCCCGGCACCGACCGCATAACGGCCCACGCCCTCAACCCCCACAACCAGTTCCGCGACGAAGACTTTGCCGAGCAGCTCATGGACCTGCGGGCCTACCTGCGCGACGAAACCGTACCCGACACCATCCATGCCCGCGTGAAAGCCGCACCGTTTGTGGACACCGTGCCCGAGCTGTGGCTGCTGAGCAGCAGCGGGCAAAGCGGCCTGTTTGCGGCGCACGTGGGGGCCGCGTTTTCGTTTGCCCACTTCATCAACCCCAACGGCGGGCCGAAGATGGTGCAGATGTATCGTGAGCGGTTCCGCCCGTCGCCGGAGCTGGCCGCGCCGCAGGCCAACGTGGCCATCTTCGTGGCCTGCGCCGACACCGCCGGCCACGCTCAGGCCCTGGCCGACAATCTGGCGCTGCAGATGCTGAAACTGGAAACCGGCCAGTTTACGTCCATCGAAGCCGTGGAGAAAGTGAACGTATCTAGCCTGTCGGCCGACCTGCGGGCGCGCCTAGCCTACCACCACCAGCGCATCATCAGCGGCACGCCCGACAAGGTGAAAGCCGAAATTACGGCCCTGGCTGCCAGCTACGGCGTGGATGAGGTATCGGCCGTGACCATCACCCACGACTACGACGACCGGCTGCGCTCCTACGAGTTGCTGGCCGACGCCTTCGCGCTGAACGCACCGGTGCCGGAGCCGGCCGCCCTGGCCGTGTAG
- a CDS encoding TonB-dependent receptor produces the protein MSRLLPLLLTAALPLTTAALPVSAFVVPSGKPVSKSSADDPARRGWVAGRVTDASGQGVEGVTVALKGTSYGASTTADGHFRLAAQPGAYQLAVSSIGHAPQEVAVSVVSGETTSLPTFVLVASSQSLAGVTVTGAKSMNQRALSVGKLPVAALDLPQSAVTVEREVLEQQQVLRLSDALANVSGLYVTSTTGGTQEELGSRGFAYGSNNTFKNGVRFNNGVMPEASSLERMEVLKGSAAILYGNVAAGGVLNLVTKKPQFERGGSVGLRVGSFGFWKPTVDVYGAIGGSQKAAFRLNGSYENANSFRDEVKSKRVYVNPSLLFELTPKTTLVLEGDYLRDNRTPDFGIGSIDYQIPESRSRFLNVAGARNATIQTSTTATLTTRLTDAWQLRGVAGFQRYDNELRSASRPVASAAPATYGNLTRSLQRTETQENYFLAQLDLTGKLRTGRLEHTVLVGADADQYLTNTLAYTGPNSPSRPATEVVTAFDAINILDRSKVVAQPTERIAGFEALVRNASTQANTRRAGFYAQDLLSVSEKVKVLAGLRWSYQETPSDIYYYNTAANRKAINASGPLAGQVVDTRRYDNAFSPRLGVVYQPLKTMALFASYSNSFTPQGNTVTDNQGAALPPSIIDQYEVGLKNDLFKGALSANVTAYRIVNSNQAQVIQQFVGGNPNTPNPAYNAAYPSAQELAGQVTSKGVEVDVQSKPMMGWSFITGYSYNYTAYTRSTLYQTGSRLRYNPAHTANLSLFYNFGSLAPEQRLLRGLTAGVTAYYVGDKLAGRNPRLLYDTNGNPVTDANKLISIPNYTQFDASLGYTYERFSVRVKMANILNELSYNLHDDNSINPIAPRSFAATLGYKL, from the coding sequence ATGTCCCGACTGCTACCGCTGCTGCTGACCGCCGCCCTGCCCCTCACGACGGCGGCCCTTCCTGTTTCTGCGTTTGTTGTGCCTTCCGGGAAGCCGGTCTCCAAATCAAGTGCTGATGATCCGGCGCGGCGCGGCTGGGTGGCGGGCCGCGTGACGGATGCCAGCGGGCAGGGTGTAGAAGGCGTGACGGTGGCGCTGAAAGGCACTTCGTACGGGGCCAGCACCACCGCCGACGGCCATTTCCGGCTGGCGGCGCAGCCGGGCGCTTACCAGCTGGCGGTGAGCAGCATCGGGCACGCTCCTCAGGAAGTGGCGGTGAGTGTGGTGAGCGGCGAAACTACTTCGCTGCCGACGTTCGTGCTGGTGGCCAGCAGCCAGTCGTTGGCGGGAGTGACTGTGACGGGAGCCAAGTCGATGAACCAGCGGGCGCTGAGCGTGGGCAAGCTGCCTGTGGCGGCCCTCGACCTGCCGCAGAGCGCCGTGACGGTGGAGCGCGAGGTACTGGAGCAGCAGCAGGTGCTGCGCCTGAGCGACGCGCTGGCCAACGTAAGCGGCCTGTACGTGACCAGCACCACCGGCGGCACGCAGGAAGAGCTGGGCAGCCGGGGCTTCGCCTACGGCTCCAACAACACCTTTAAGAATGGCGTCCGGTTCAACAACGGCGTGATGCCCGAAGCCAGCTCCCTGGAGCGCATGGAAGTGCTGAAGGGCAGCGCGGCCATCCTGTACGGCAACGTGGCCGCGGGCGGCGTGCTCAACCTCGTCACCAAAAAGCCGCAGTTTGAGCGCGGCGGCTCGGTGGGGTTGCGGGTGGGCAGCTTCGGGTTCTGGAAGCCGACGGTGGACGTATACGGCGCCATCGGTGGCAGCCAGAAAGCGGCGTTCCGGCTGAACGGCAGTTACGAAAACGCCAACAGCTTCCGCGACGAAGTGAAATCCAAGCGGGTGTATGTGAATCCCTCGCTGCTGTTCGAGCTGACGCCTAAGACCACGCTGGTGCTGGAAGGCGACTACCTGCGCGACAACCGCACGCCCGACTTTGGCATCGGCAGCATTGATTACCAGATTCCGGAGTCGCGCAGCCGCTTCCTGAACGTGGCTGGCGCCCGCAACGCCACGATCCAGACCAGCACCACGGCCACCCTCACCACGCGTCTCACCGATGCCTGGCAACTGCGCGGCGTGGCCGGCTTCCAGCGCTACGACAACGAGCTGCGCTCGGCCTCGCGCCCGGTGGCCAGCGCCGCGCCGGCCACCTACGGCAACCTGACCCGCAGCCTGCAGCGCACCGAAACCCAAGAAAACTACTTCCTGGCCCAGCTCGACCTGACCGGCAAGCTCCGCACCGGCCGCCTGGAACACACCGTGCTGGTGGGCGCCGATGCCGACCAATACCTGACCAACACGCTGGCCTACACCGGCCCGAACTCGCCTTCCCGGCCCGCCACGGAGGTAGTTACGGCCTTCGATGCCATCAACATTCTGGACCGCAGCAAGGTGGTGGCGCAGCCCACGGAGCGCATTGCCGGGTTTGAGGCACTGGTGCGCAATGCCTCCACGCAGGCCAACACCCGTCGCGCAGGCTTCTACGCCCAGGACCTGCTGAGCGTGTCGGAGAAGGTGAAGGTGCTGGCCGGCTTGCGCTGGAGCTACCAGGAAACGCCCAGCGACATCTACTACTATAACACCGCCGCCAACCGCAAAGCCATCAACGCCAGCGGCCCGCTGGCCGGCCAGGTGGTAGACACCCGCCGCTACGACAACGCCTTTTCGCCGCGATTGGGCGTGGTGTATCAGCCGCTGAAGACGATGGCGCTGTTTGCTTCCTACTCCAACTCCTTCACGCCCCAAGGCAACACCGTGACGGACAACCAGGGCGCGGCCCTGCCGCCTTCCATCATCGACCAGTATGAGGTGGGCCTGAAAAACGATCTGTTCAAGGGTGCGCTGTCGGCCAACGTGACGGCCTACCGCATTGTGAACAGCAACCAAGCGCAGGTGATTCAGCAGTTCGTTGGGGGCAACCCCAACACCCCGAACCCAGCCTACAACGCGGCCTACCCCAGCGCCCAGGAGTTGGCCGGCCAGGTGACCAGCAAGGGCGTGGAAGTGGACGTGCAAAGCAAGCCGATGATGGGCTGGAGCTTCATTACGGGCTACAGCTACAACTACACTGCTTACACCCGCAGCACCCTCTACCAGACCGGCAGCCGCCTGCGCTACAACCCGGCCCACACCGCCAACCTGAGCTTGTTCTACAACTTCGGGAGCCTGGCCCCGGAGCAGCGCCTGCTGCGCGGCCTCACGGCGGGTGTCACGGCCTACTACGTGGGCGACAAGCTGGCCGGCCGCAACCCGCGCCTGCTCTACGACACCAACGGCAACCCCGTTACCGATGCCAACAAGCTCATCAGCATCCCCAACTACACGCAGTTCGATGCCTCGCTGGGCTACACCTATGAGCGGTTTTCGGTGCGGGTGAAGATGGCCAACATCCTCAACGAGCTGAGCTACAATCTGCACGACGACAACAGCATCAACCCCATTGCGCCGCGCAGCTTTGCCGCGACGCTGGGCTACAAACTGTAA
- the mutM gene encoding DNA-formamidopyrimidine glycosylase produces MPELPEVETYRRFLDDLVVDQTITALEVKDPKVLATDEDTLRRALTGRTVTRTSRLGKNCFLHLDDDRVLVLHFGMTGDVGAYRDEPDAPRFTRVALHLGSGLCVAFVDARKFGRIRLAEGVAQYQKAKKLGPDALDITAAQLQQALGTRKPMIKPLLLDQSITAGLGNWIVDEVLFQARIHPERRAHTLSTAEFEALHAAIQLVLSTAIRHEATYRYFPASFLIHAREWDDSATPGTNNHIYCPRHPKIEIAKSYVGGRATYYCPRCQPPPPAAA; encoded by the coding sequence ATGCCCGAATTACCCGAGGTAGAAACCTACCGCCGCTTCCTCGACGACCTGGTGGTCGACCAGACCATCACGGCGCTGGAAGTGAAAGACCCCAAAGTGCTGGCCACCGACGAAGACACCCTGCGGCGCGCCCTCACCGGCCGCACCGTCACGCGCACCAGCCGCCTGGGCAAAAACTGCTTTCTGCACCTCGATGACGACCGGGTGCTGGTGCTGCACTTCGGCATGACCGGCGACGTGGGCGCCTACCGCGACGAGCCGGACGCCCCGCGCTTCACCCGCGTGGCCCTGCACCTGGGCAGCGGCCTGTGCGTGGCCTTCGTGGATGCCCGCAAGTTTGGCCGCATCCGGCTGGCCGAAGGCGTGGCGCAGTACCAGAAAGCCAAAAAGCTGGGGCCCGACGCCCTCGATATTACGGCCGCTCAGCTGCAGCAGGCCCTGGGCACGCGCAAGCCCATGATCAAGCCGCTGCTGCTCGACCAGAGCATCACGGCCGGCCTCGGAAATTGGATTGTAGACGAAGTGCTGTTCCAGGCGCGGATCCATCCGGAGCGGCGGGCGCACACGCTCAGCACCGCCGAGTTTGAGGCCCTGCACGCGGCTATCCAGCTGGTGCTCAGCACCGCCATCCGGCACGAGGCCACCTACCGGTATTTCCCGGCTTCGTTTCTGATTCATGCCCGTGAGTGGGACGACTCAGCCACCCCAGGCACGAATAACCATATTTACTGTCCGCGTCATCCTAAAATTGAAATAGCAAAAAGCTACGTAGGCGGCCGCGCTACCTACTACTGCCCGCGGTGCCAGCCGCCGCCGCCCGCTGCTGCATAG
- a CDS encoding sulfite exporter TauE/SafE family protein, with amino-acid sequence MVTPVALGLLCFFAFLAGFIDSIVGGGGLIQLPAMLLLLKGTPVPTILGTGKVSSLMGTAAALRSYAGKVPIRWRAVGTAAAVAGVFSFLGARVVSQLPQELLPPLVLGLLVAIAVYTFWRKDFGSLHAPRLSAQREPLYGALVGLIIGFYDGFFGPGTGSFLLFAFVGLFGYDFITSSASAKLVNVATNLAALLYFAYTGQILWAVALPMALCNILGSTLGARLALRHGTGFVRVLFLVVVSGFIVKLSMQVFG; translated from the coding sequence ATGGTAACTCCCGTGGCGCTCGGCCTGCTGTGTTTTTTTGCCTTTCTGGCCGGTTTCATTGATTCCATTGTGGGCGGCGGCGGCCTGATTCAGCTGCCGGCCATGCTGCTGCTGCTCAAAGGCACGCCGGTGCCCACCATTCTGGGTACCGGCAAGGTTTCATCGTTGATGGGCACGGCGGCGGCGCTACGCAGCTACGCCGGCAAGGTGCCCATCCGGTGGCGGGCCGTGGGTACGGCGGCGGCCGTGGCGGGCGTTTTTTCGTTTCTGGGGGCGCGGGTGGTGAGCCAGCTGCCGCAGGAGCTGCTGCCGCCGCTGGTGCTGGGGCTGCTGGTGGCCATTGCCGTCTACACGTTCTGGCGCAAGGATTTCGGGAGTTTGCACGCCCCGCGGTTGTCGGCGCAGCGCGAGCCGCTCTATGGCGCGCTGGTCGGGCTCATCATCGGGTTCTACGACGGCTTCTTTGGGCCGGGCACGGGCTCGTTTCTGCTGTTTGCCTTCGTGGGTTTGTTCGGCTACGACTTCATTACCTCGTCGGCGTCAGCCAAGCTGGTGAACGTGGCCACCAACCTGGCGGCGCTGCTGTACTTCGCCTACACCGGCCAGATTCTGTGGGCCGTGGCGCTGCCCATGGCGCTCTGTAACATCCTAGGCTCCACCCTGGGCGCCCGCCTGGCGCTACGCCACGGCACGGGCTTCGTGCGGGTGCTGTTTCTGGTGGTAGTCAGCGGCTTCATCGTGAAGCTGAGTATGCAGGTGTTTGGGTGA
- a CDS encoding lipocalin family protein: MKKVTLFLSLAATVLSMASCEKELDNVNTPDQAATAAVAPVTQSVEEKTSLLTTGDWKLTSSVATTGQLTTNLLVMEKADKRDNLTQFRAEGKLFLDEGTLKRDAEVAQQSEGSWSFNEDGQSLSVTHTGTTTTYSIAELTASTLRLVQTVPSTDGKTTTVTSVYGR, from the coding sequence ATGAAGAAAGTAACCTTGTTCCTGAGCCTAGCTGCCACCGTTCTAAGCATGGCTTCCTGTGAGAAAGAATTGGATAATGTGAATACACCTGACCAGGCTGCCACAGCCGCCGTTGCGCCTGTCACGCAATCAGTAGAAGAGAAAACCAGCCTCCTGACTACCGGCGATTGGAAGCTAACCAGCAGCGTAGCCACTACCGGCCAGCTGACCACCAATCTGCTGGTGATGGAGAAAGCCGACAAGCGCGACAACCTCACTCAGTTCCGGGCTGAAGGCAAGCTTTTCCTGGATGAGGGCACCCTTAAGCGCGATGCTGAAGTTGCCCAGCAGTCGGAAGGCAGCTGGTCCTTCAATGAAGACGGCCAGTCGCTGTCGGTTACGCACACCGGCACCACCACTACCTACTCTATTGCCGAGCTGACGGCCTCTACGCTGCGCTTGGTGCAAACTGTACCTAGTACCGATGGTAAAACCACCACGGTAACCTCGGTGTACGGCCGCTAG
- a CDS encoding CatB-related O-acetyltransferase, whose amino-acid sequence MHGPDPATLYPLPHHRKLVFLKNLVTRPNIIVGDYTYYDDLEDPANFERNVLYHFDFLGDKLIISRFCALASGVKFIMNGGNHETTPVSTFPFAIFGGGWEALMADQSVQEKYPSKGDTVVGHDVWIGYEATIMPGVQIGNGAVVAAKAVVTRDVPAYAIVAGNPAQVVRYRFDETTVARLQALAWWHWPADKITRHLALLNAADLDALEAAE is encoded by the coding sequence ATGCACGGCCCCGACCCCGCTACGCTGTATCCGCTGCCACACCACCGCAAGCTGGTGTTCCTCAAAAACCTGGTTACCCGCCCCAACATCATCGTCGGCGACTACACCTATTATGATGACCTGGAAGACCCGGCCAACTTTGAGCGCAACGTGCTCTACCATTTCGACTTCCTTGGCGACAAACTGATTATTAGTCGGTTCTGCGCCCTGGCGTCCGGCGTGAAGTTCATCATGAATGGTGGCAACCACGAAACCACGCCGGTTTCCACATTCCCTTTTGCCATTTTCGGGGGTGGCTGGGAGGCACTGATGGCCGACCAGTCGGTACAGGAGAAATACCCTTCCAAGGGCGACACCGTGGTGGGGCACGACGTCTGGATTGGCTACGAAGCCACCATCATGCCCGGCGTGCAAATCGGCAACGGCGCCGTAGTGGCGGCCAAAGCTGTGGTGACGCGCGACGTGCCCGCCTACGCCATAGTGGCCGGCAACCCGGCCCAGGTGGTGCGCTACCGTTTCGACGAAACCACGGTAGCGCGGCTACAGGCGCTGGCGTGGTGGCACTGGCCTGCCGATAAAATCACGCGCCATCTGGCCCTGCTCAATGCTGCCGACCTCGATGCGCTGGAAGCAGCCGAGTAG